GGAAATACAAAATGTGGCTATTCCGGACACTTCAGGGACATTGTCATTGACTCCTATAACGGGACGATAGACTCTCACAATCACATTTCAACCTTTCAAACTCAAATGTTCATAAGTAGAGCAGATGATTCGTGGAGCTGCAAAAAATTTGCTGGAACTTTGAAAAACGTGGCGCACAAGTGGATTGTATCAATCGTCAATTTTGATGATTTGTGTACTAAGTTTGTGGCTCAGATTGCTACAAACAGTGAAAAATCTTTCATGGTGGCTGATTTATTCGATGTTCAGTTGAGAACCACTGAATCGTTGAAAAGTTACCTGACCAGGTTCAATAGCACGACGTTGAAAGTAGTAGAGCCTAATGAAGAGATATTCATCATGGCTTTTAAGAAAGGATTGCATACAGAAGACGTGAACAATGAATGAAATCAGGATGAAGGCTGTAAGAAGTATAAGAGGTGGCAAGGGAGAAGGGCATTATGGATGTCCAAACATGTGGATGACCCCCCAAGAGGGGAGAAGGAGATTTGACCAACTTTAGAGGGTAGAACTCAAAAGATCTAACAATGAAATCAAGTTCAGTCGAAGGCAATGGTGCGAAGTCTTTACTCCCCAAAACAGACGACACGCCTACATACTCAAGAATGTTTGACACACTCAGCTGATCAAGAGAGGAGGATTCTGGCAATGGTGTGAATACCACATAACCCAGAGTCATAGTACGGAACTTTGTCAAACTTTGAAGACACGCATAGAAAAGTTAAGGCAGGGGACACTTGAacttgaaaagaaaaaatattaacaattatttacattacttaacatttttttatatgctAAATCAACAAATATAACTACTGATAAATCTTgtgacataaaaaaaaatcacgcGACATCATATTCTTTATTATAgcattacaaatattttttagtttttataagattttaaaattaatttgtatcaATGTAAAAAATTTCTGACTTTTGATCCCTACAGTGTTTTTcgtcaataattttaatatttactatTAAATCAACTCATATACACATTTtagattttgaaaaacatatttaaaacaaatataaacatCTCctgacaaaaaattaattaaatatacatttttaaatgtcaaaaattaaaaaaccaaaagaggacctaaaattgaattttgagcTCGTATTAAACAGATACTTCTATTATAACACATAATGTATATATGCAAATTTTGGAAGCTTTCTAACGAAGCTTCCCTTCAAGCTAAATCGTTCTTCAACTAGTATATGATTTGGTTTAAAACATCTAATTTGTATATAGAAATTGAAACCGAAATGGTTGAACGGATTTAATAATTCTTACATGGTTGAATATGGCTGAACAAACTAAGttttttaaatgatacaaaTCAACACATTTCCATCCTTATGCTAAAGCTGTGATTCAACACATCAAAAAACTTAGTATAAAAAACTATTCAAATTTTCAAGTTAGGCTtcaaaaatttagtttaatacTATAACAATCCATCTGTATTAATTAGTTATTTGGCAGCTCAGGTATTATTTTACCACAAAAATGTGTGCTGAAAAGAAGCATCAGCCTCATCAGCACTCTATTCGAACAGCGCCGCTCTCCGACTTAACAAACTTCGGCTTCCTTACTACTTGTTCTAAGCATTGGATAACATCTCCAATTTGGAAATCAGACCAATTACTGATAACAAGTCCACACTCATTTCCCTTCTTCACAGAATCCACATCCTGCTTCTCCCTCTTAAGAGATGTACAAAGTCCTTCAAACACCACTTCACCACTCCTTAGAAGCCTCATGGTTGCTGATCTGTTCACAAAACCATCAACAACCTTACAACCAGCTATTTTCACGTCAGGTCCCTTAGATTTGCTCCCTTTCACTTCAAAGATATTCAGCACTTCTGCTTGCCCAGCTACCTGCGTCTCAGAAGTACCTGGGGCCTTCTCTATGATCAAACTGGCTATGTCTTCCAGTAAGTGGTAAATCACGCGGTGCAGAATTATCTACAATCAAACCAAACAGATATATCAAATAGAAATCAAAATTTCCAATCACAATATAGTTTAATGAGTAAATCACcaatttagttttgaaatagtaGAACTTTGTCAACTTAGTCCCTAAAATTACTATTATATACCAAAATAGTCCACGAATTTGAAAATCTTCAAGTCTTTGTAGACCAGTCAATTTAATCCCTAAAATTTTCTGGCAAGATATaatgtgattgaaatttttaaaatttcggGATCATTTTGAAATTCCGTTAATTTCAGAGACTGAGTTAACTTAGAATTTTAGGGACTAAATTAGTTATTCATTCATAACTAAATATAGGAATAAGCTTGAAAATACCTTGATACTAGCACGAGTTGCTGCCTGGCTAAGAGAAATAGGTGGACTCTTGACATTGAATCCAACTATGCATGCACCGCAAGCCTGTGCTAGGTCCACATCAGATTGAGAAAGAGGCCCCACGCCAACATGGACAATATTCACAGAAACCTAGCAATGAAAATATTGAATGGTTATTGTAtagaaacaaataataaaatatttgtaaaacaGCACTAAACTTTTGAATACACGATAACTACAGTATGCCAGGTCTACCACAGCTGAGCACACATGTATGACATGCCCAGTAATAATCATTACAAGAAAACCATTCCAAATTGCCCTGGATATATTGTCAATGATTAACTGGAGTTATATTTTTCTGTAATGGAGGGGAATTGGAGCCaattatgaatatatattttttatacagaCTACGACCAAGTAAACTTTTCGCATCTCATTTTTATCAAGAAACCATTATTAAATGGATCACATGATGGCATAAATaacttttcatatattttatactgACTACGTCCAAGTAAACTTTTCATGTCATTTTTATCAAGAAACCATTATAaatctttaattattaaatgGATCAGATGATGGCATAAATAACTATTAGTATATCAAATAATAGAACATTTCTGGTTGTATGGAAAACATTTCATCCAAAACCTCTTAATCCGGTTGACTAATTCCCATGAagatttcaatttatatttctaaGCATTTGGACAAAGCACAAACCACGTTATTGTGacacaaatttaaattattaggaCTTGAAAGATAAAAAACAGCAAAAATTGAACACCTAAGGCTAATCACTTGATAAAAAAGTTCAACACAAAAGGCAAAAAGGTTAAGCTCTTACATTCAGGTTGATCAGTGTTTTTCATCAAATATCACTAACACTTGTGTTTAAAACCTAAACTGTTAAATTTTTACTTGTAATTGACCACTGATTTCCAATTGATACAAAATCTGTTGATCAGTGTTTTTCATCAAATATCACTAACACTTGTCTTTAAAACCTAAACTGTTAAATTTTTACTTGTAACTGACCACTGATTTCCAATTGATACAAAATCTGTTGAGAAGGCCTTCCACGCCATCACTTTGTGTGGGTGAGCATGTATGTGTACGCAAAAAGAAAAGTTAAGTATGTTATTATAAACATCACTTACCTGAGGACTATTTAAAGTTGTCAATGCATCTGTTACGGCTTGAACAGTTCCCTGAACATCTGCTTTTACAATTACTGGCATTTCAACCCTCAGTGGAACCCCCTCAGAATCATCTGAAGTAGTTGGCGTATCTAGCACCATCTTGTTCCTAAGCCTGTCCTCTTCAAATTTCTTTTTCCTACCAGAACTAAGCATTCTAGCTCTCTCCTCAGAATGAACAACAATGACATCATCACCAGCCATAGGCAGCCCTCGAAGCCCTTCAATCTCAACAGGCATTGCAGGAGTTGCGCGTTGAGTTAACCTCCCCGCTGTATCTTTAATAGCCCTTATTCTTCCCCACTGTGACCCTATAACCACATGCTGTCCACAAACTAGAGTCCCTGCCTTAACTATAGTAGTCACCAATGGACCTCGTCCTTTGTCAAGTCTTGCTTCAACCACATATGCTTGAGCAGGCCCATCAAATCGTGCTTTAAGATCCATCATATCAGCCTGAAGGAGTACAGCTACCTCTAGGTTATCCAGTCCAGTCTTTTTAATCGCTGAAACTTCAACAACCTGAATATCCCCACCCATTTCCTCCAGCAGCAAGCCCTCAGAAGCGAGCTGTAGTTTTACTTTTTCAGGATTTGCACCTGGTTTATCACATTTATTGATTGCAACTACAATTGGTACATTGGCTGCTTTTGCATGGGATACGGCTTCAAGTGTTTGGGGCATTACACCATCATCTGCAGCAACAACTAGCACTACTATATCTGTGACTGCTGCACCTCTCGCCCGCATCGCGCTAAATGCAGCATGACCAGGAGTGTCAAGAAATGTGATTGATGCTCCTGATGACATGCCCACCACAAAGGCACCTAGATGCTGAGTAATGCCACCAGCCTCCTTGGCTGCCACTGACGTTAGACGCAGGGCATCAAGAAGGGAAGTTTTTCCGTGATCAACATGACCCATCACTGTTACAACTGCAGGACGTGGTAAAAGTTCTGCACCTTCAGTTGAATGTAACCTCTTAACATTGACGCCAACCTCCTGCAACAGCAATGGACCAATTAAGTGAAAGAAAAAGTTATCGACATACAGAAACCTAAAAATGTATCatgtagaaagaaagaaaaaaaggccAGGGGGGGAAATTGGAGGGTGGTGGAGAATACCCAGGTATAATAATGCTTCATTGATGAAttgaaactaaaatatttaCCCAGACCTACCATACCAACCAAGACTTTAGGCCTAGTCTTATCGATTACTTATCTGCCCTTTATTTTCCTATGCATATTGTGCATTTAAACAGATTTGGAGATGCCCAAAATTTCCCAAAGCCGCTAATTTCAGGAAAAATATATCTCAAACTCCATTGATTTCCATCAAAACCATGCTTGCAGACAGACTTTATTCAAAACAACTAAAGAAAATTAGTAAATATAACTTCGAATCCTATATGCTCCAAGTGaagaagaataaataaaatatgagcaaaatatattttttctaacaaGTAGTCATTTACAAATGGGGAAAACTGACAAACAAGTATTGGAATCAAAAGAAGGTACTGGTTTCCTATATTCACTGATTTAACATCATTTGTGACTAAGAAGGATATACCATTGCAGCAAGCTCGGCAATATCCATACTGAGAGGCTCAAACTCTGATTCAATCTTTTCACCAACATTTGTGAGAATATCTTGCAAAGAAGATACTGATTTCCCGGTACGCTTTGCCAGTTCAACAAGGGCCATGCCTTCAAATATTTCTATCGTTTTATTGGGATTAGATTTGGTTTTTGTGACGTTACGTGGGACATATGGAGCTTCCACAGGAGGCTGATTTCTACTGTCTCTTCTCACATACTTCTCCTTCTTTGGGGTCTTCAAACCATATTGCCCATCACTTCTTGCCCAGAATTGTGAGCTAGCGTGGAAACACCTACCAAAGTAAACAAAACTAATTACCTCTACCTTCTGTTTTTACAATTAACCGGCTTTTTACATATATTATGACAAGTACCAAATCTCCAGGCAGTCCACATTTTCAACTCACATCACTTCTTTCTTCAACCACACAAATTTTAACGTTGGCATTTTCATCTACAGCCAAAAGAGGCTTGAAAAATTCAGAagattatttataatagtatcaTTAGCATACAACTAAACCCGACCCAATCTTCCACCGATGTAGTACACCCTATCAACTCACAGAGAAGTATATCAATTAAGGCTTCTTAAAAATGTCTGCATCCCTCTATGTACAATATAATGAATATCATAAGTGAACTCACTCATATCCCTATTCACCATGCATAGGCCGAACGATGCTATCAACCTTAAAACTACCTACAATTGTAATGTTACAAATGGTTCATTTAAAATTTGAGAATATCTCACCGTATTCCACATTCTTTAGTCCCACTGCTAAAACAAGCCGCACCCAGATACGAGTGATTGATTAAATCTGCATTGGGTGGTTTAAAGTATGTGTAAGTACAATACAATACAGTATACAAGTTTAGGAAATGAAACATTATATGCATAAATCATGTCAATTACCAGGCATGCATCTTGCTGATGCATAAACAGATTGTTCAGCAAATATAGATGCAAAATTTGACCCTGCCAAATGCCTACATGATGTTGTAGCCAAAGCTCTGgtaaaattcatatatattcTCTGCATTCAGGTAATGAAAAGGACATGATGAGAAACCTAGTGAGCTATATCATATATGACACTAATTATTACGGGAAAAGTAAAACTATCTGCAACCTGGACAATtgtcttattttaaataatttatattgaaagGAGCTTGTGCTTATAATAGAAGTCAACTCACCTTCTTTCCAAGCAAGAGCCACGCCATTCATAAGCTTACAACTGCAGATTTAGGccaaatgaaaattatttacaaaaaatatagaGGGAAAGTCATGGGAGTACTAAAGAAATCATTAATGGTAGACTTATTTATCAGGCGGTGACaaaccaacaacaacaaaatccaTTCTAATGTTTCAGATTGTATGCTAAAAATATCTCTTAAGTTCCAGCCCATAAACGAGTTACGATGAAGAAGACAAAGGAATACCCAATGAtaatactttaaataaataaagagggCTAAAAGCACTATACATTATAGATTTTTCATGTAACTGACATTTTCCTTGGTTTGAAACCAGTTCAATCGCATATAGCAGACAATAGcaatttgttaaaattctgCTAAGCAACACTTCTATAGCcactatttgataatattttgaattaaatagtGTATCACTGAACAATAGCAATTGGTTAGAATTCCGCTATGCCATAGCACTAAAGCTGCTATTTAACAACCCTTTTTGACACttcaaatattgtttaaaattcaaatcaaatatgaaaaaactattaaaaagaAAGTGAAAGCTGCCAATATTGTTTAAACAGTGCCCTAATTTGTCAATCAGAAGTTCACTTTCTTTATATGCTAAGGTTATCTAGATAAATAGTATTAACAATCTAACTGCTAAATTTCACACATTACACCTATGTTGTTAATGGCACAGCTATGGCGCGCAATCATGGTGCGGTGCGGAGTTCGCCTGAGACGCCATTCTCAGGTGCGTTTCCGCCTTTTGCTGTCGCGGCTGCAAATCGCACTGGAATCGCATCCTCGCGCGCTAGTAAAGAGCAGAATGAAAATCCGAAAAATAACAacagaaaaaaataaaggaaaaccTGAACCGAATTTCTCACTGTTTGTGGTGGCCGACAACCAGCTCCGCCTGCGTTTTCCGGCCAGCTTTTGCTTTTTACGCGAAAGCTGAATTCAGTGCGACACCAACTCGTATTAACTTTTTGTTGGTATCGATCAAACTTCAACACAGCGATAAAGCACGTGGATTCAAAtctgtgtttagggtttaaattgttaaaatatgtgTTTCAGTGTTTATCTGTTTATTTTCGTTAATTCCATTCCAtctgtttgtttatttttgatTTGGACGGGTgtcttgtttatttatttattttttggaaaatGTTCTCATTACTTTTTTACCtcaaatataatgaaatttctatttgttattaaaataaaaatttaattaataattatttatatcgataattttataagtaagtatgatataagtcaaatattactaataatttagAGATTGTGATTTGTGAGTGATTGACATTGTCAATATTATATTGATTGTgtgtatattaaattttaatataaaaaatgcatttttttacaagaaaataaaacatgcacataaataaaaatatttttcgtatcaaatcaaatattatatttagtttaaggtaattatcactaataaattttttctaattaattttttatatttaagataattacaatatttgaataattgttCATCATATTATGATAGATTAATCTGATTAATACTTAGTTCTCatcattaattatttgtattcgtttatttttatttgttcataataactattgttaataaaaaaaatacaataataatctTGTGACTATCCTAACACTCATAGTTATCATTTAAATGTTTCACAATCCTTCGATCTCAAATCTTATTTACACTTAtatttctcacaattttctttATGCTCACATTGTCTCTTCTCCCTTTCTCTTCACAACTAATCACATGTTAAGAGTTTTTGTTGCATCAACTTTATCATTCTCTTGACCCCCCCTAATATTCCTTTATGACATTATTTAACAAGTACAAAAAGTAACATATTCCTTTAAATGTTTCACaatccttatatatatatatatatatatatatatatatatatattaNNNNNNNNNNNNNNNNNNNNNNNNNNNNNNNNNNNNNNNNNNNNNNNNNNNNNNNNNNNNNNNNNNNNNNNNcctttattttaattttaagtgacaatttgatattttatgttttaaaatgtcaaaaatgttgtcctttttttttacaaaaaatcatcaaaaatttcaaacaaaacccataaaattcattatcatcttcaataaaatacaaatttaatcaaattcataacttaaatcttgaaataaactcatattttcattctttatttgatgttgttggagatgaaaatatgagtgtatttgaatatttgagttatagttttgataaaatttgcattatattgaagatgattattaattttatgggttttggttgaaacttttgatgatttttttgaatttttgtataaaaaaggataacattgttgaaattttaaaacataaaatatcaaattgtcacctaaaattaaaataaaggaccaactcgggaaaaaaaatataaatgactaaaacgttacctgaaattaagttaagggaccacagatgtaatttaaccttttaaaaaatgtaatgaTTTAGTTTGTTCTTGTGTCTTTTAATTAAGGATAAGATTGGTTTAAGCGAAGTAATGAAGAGAGAACGATGTGATAGAGAGAAATTGAGAAGAGAGCGAAGTTgttttttattgatttgaaaACAAAGACCCCAAAAAAGTAAGGGGAGTCCACCATATTTTACAATTTCTTCAAAAGATGAAAGAAATAGAGGAAAAATGTTATATTGTTAGTAGTTTTTGTAAGTACagaagtgcgcctaagagtggAGTGAATttggtgtttagaaattttcttgtttttagagatttagtgtttgatttttctgatttaagatagtgtatggaaaagatgaatgacagaaaaataaggaacacaaagatattatcttggttccccttataacaaagggtacatccagtcctcttgcacaccacaagagattttccactattgttagaataagtacaagtctcaCCCTAGGACAtttgttacaaactcctaacaatcaccctaagatagcacaccactatcttagtttacaaaacttgaagaaagaacaccactttcctcaatttacaacacttgaatggtttagcaatattgattttgacttagatcaatatgatataataggtgatgtacaatgataacaatccaatataattttaagtacactagagaattgttctcaatgatatgaaaatgtaaaatctgtacttgaaatataaaagtgaaactttgaataaatcaaaacattttagaaagtttgttcaaggttttgttgtaggattggttatgtttgatctgaagttatgatgtatttatactccataaacatctcttcatattcgtggccattgatccaagaggtttgatgaagaaatgcaatgatccagaaccatttcagaattgaaaaattgcattgtttccaagtgtattcgactacagcttgtgtgtagtcgaatacacattcttttaacgttcagttttatttgaattttgaaacttgtattcgaatacacattcttgtattcgaatacagatgtttgaagatgttcaattttagctacttacttgtctgtattcgactacaacatgttgtattcgagtacaacattgtattttgccaaaaatattattttcaaacattatttatatatttttactttttgaaaatcatttcgattcatatgctaaaatgaaaggttctcatgtgcatttgaaatatacgaatattagattgcatcatgtacctttacattataaaacttctagcatatttgaccatagttgtctttaatgtttgacttctttttgagcttgcaacttgatcattttttttttgtctttgtcttcatcaaaaacaagTATTTTACAGATTTCTATTTATGTCCCTATTTGTTGGACAATACTTTGAGAAATAGTAGGAATAACAATTGatcacatattttaaaatacaaaacgTCTTTGATACCACATattcacttaaaaaaaaataaaacattagatatagatattttcttttatataaccAACATTTAGTTGATACCGTTTATTTATtctcaattcaatatttttatttttatttttatgaaaattcaATACTACTTTTAAATGTATTcatgtattttcaaaaataatcgatattttttttcttttatatttttcttatacctgaaaataatactttaatttttttttatttctcatatttttgtTTCTGCCCACACTTTTTCTTCACAACTAATCACATATTAAATGGTTTTGTTGCATCAATTTTATCACTCTCTTTACCCCAACCCAAACAAATGCTAACAAATTAAgtataaaaagttaatttttatcAGAAGTTGTGTAATCAATACAATAAAAAGAGATacattgataaatcaaaaacaaaaaagagataCATTTGacttttcaataaatattaccTTTTGTTTTTTGAGAAAATACTTACCTTATTTGAAATTCTTAAATAATCTATGGGGGCACTTGTTATATCTTATCTATAGAAGACTTAATGAACAAATTTTGTACTAAGTTGCCCCAAGACCTTCCATCAGATAGTTATCAGTTATACTAGTTAGTAGCGAATGCAGTTAGTTAGCATCCATGTGATGAGTTATTCAGAAGCTACATGTATAAAAACCAAGTTCTGTATATCATGCATCACTTTCTAAACTAACGAGTTCTTTCCACTCTATTTCGTcaaattctttttatataaGTGTTAGTGTTGTTATTGAAATTGTAACATAAAGTATATTAACTCCAGCTTTTCACTACAAatgaaacattttaaatttatatatctaactctttttttttatactcttatcttaaaaaaatgtgAGATGTAATTTGCAGTGTTAATCTAATTATTAGATAACATATGAAAATTTTCTCCATTTTAAAGTTTTCatgttattatgtgttgattgttttttatttctctttaatGTTTTATCAACAGAATTGTTGGTATACTCCCaacattctctatttttaaatttttttctggTAAATTAACTTATAGCTGATAATTGTTAAGTTATTTAAGTggtttgataaaaattaataactcAATTAGCttaaagtataaaataacataatagataattcttatttaaaaataaattttatttttcaatgtttaaaataatttaaaaatagttatttaagttttttattaatttaaatttatcaatctaatatatttattatttatttatctattttatttattatagataaataaattattttctttaaaatttaaattattcacaaacaatttaaagttataataaataaattatttactttcaattattatttattaaaattataataaataaactataaaaggtaaaaaaaaaaatagttacaaTAGTaaggataaaattaaaaaaataataataaattataaattcataaattatttaaattaatttataaaaaatattataaactattaatttgtataaaaaattaaaaactataaacatataaaataactGTTATCGAACAAAACTTATAACTTGTATTTTAGGGGCCATAAGCTAGTTTTTCGACATTGCAACTCGTTTTTTGACATCGCAAAATAGAGCCTTAACTTAAGCATCGGAATGCAATTGCTTCACAGCACCCACAATTTGGGGGATTGATTTAAAACGCTAATTGGTATTTGGAAATTACTTTTTGGTAAAACATTTTCcatatgatatgtcatctaGTCATATCTAGAATACATTAGCCCCTGAAGTCATTACCAAAACTACTAATTACTAATAAGTACTCCATTACATACATATTTACTATATAGAAAAAGATTAAAGCGACAATCATTTACTTAATTTAGCCAATAATAATCCTTGTTAATATTGTAAGCCAGTAATTATAGTCCCACGCACTAACCGGCATATG
This region of Cicer arietinum cultivar CDC Frontier isolate Library 1 chromosome 8, Cicar.CDCFrontier_v2.0, whole genome shotgun sequence genomic DNA includes:
- the LOC101497134 gene encoding uncharacterized protein, giving the protein MAWLLLGKKRIYMNFTRALATTSCRHLAGSNFASIFAEQSVYASARCMPDLINHSYLGAACFSSGTKECGIRCFHASSQFWARSDGQYGLKTPKKEKYVRRDSRNQPPVEAPYVPRNVTKTKSNPNKTIEIFEGMALVELAKRTGKSVSSLQDILTNVGEKIESEFEPLSMDIAELAAMEVGVNVKRLHSTEGAELLPRPAVVTVMGHVDHGKTSLLDALRLTSVAAKEAGGITQHLGAFVVGMSSGASITFLDTPGHAAFSAMRARGAAVTDIVVLVVAADDGVMPQTLEAVSHAKAANVPIVVAINKCDKPGANPEKVKLQLASEGLLLEEMGGDIQVVEVSAIKKTGLDNLEVAVLLQADMMDLKARFDGPAQAYVVEARLDKGRGPLVTTIVKAGTLVCGQHVVIGSQWGRIRAIKDTAGRLTQRATPAMPVEIEGLRGLPMAGDDVIVVHSEERARMLSSGRKKKFEEDRLRNKMVLDTPTTSDDSEGVPLRVEMPVIVKADVQGTVQAVTDALTTLNSPQVSVNIVHVGVGPLSQSDVDLAQACGACIVGFNVKSPPISLSQAATRASIKIILHRVIYHLLEDIASLIIEKAPGTSETQVAGQAEVLNIFEVKGSKSKGPDVKIAGCKVVDGFVNRSATMRLLRSGEVVFEGLCTSLKREKQDVDSVKKGNECGLVISNWSDFQIGDVIQCLEQVVRKPKFVKSESGAVRIEC